A genome region from Solirubrobacter pauli includes the following:
- a CDS encoding flagellin, producing the protein MGLRIQNNIEAFNTHRQLTATSSQASKAMEKLSSGYRINRAADDAAGLGISEKMRGQIGGLAQAQRNAQDGISLVQTAEGALSEVHSMLQRVRDLKVQINNGTLDANDKNAIGAEVIEIAKEVSNILTDTKFNGKGLFGPADSFTFQVGANQGETISMAAISFNAAASAGGLNNLTAASTLTVASDAAAVLATGAMCDVGQLDDMIENISKVRGNFGAVQNRLEHRLTNLATYQENLTASESRIRDVDMAAEMTKFTKLNILQQAGTSMLAQANQAPQGVLSLLR; encoded by the coding sequence ATGGGCCTCCGTATCCAGAACAACATCGAAGCCTTCAACACGCACCGTCAGCTGACGGCGACGTCGTCGCAGGCTTCCAAGGCCATGGAGAAGCTCTCCTCTGGCTACCGCATCAACCGCGCCGCGGACGATGCTGCCGGCCTGGGCATCTCGGAGAAGATGCGCGGGCAGATCGGTGGCCTCGCTCAGGCGCAGCGCAACGCGCAGGACGGCATCTCGCTCGTCCAGACGGCGGAAGGTGCCCTCTCCGAGGTGCACTCGATGCTGCAGCGTGTCCGTGACCTGAAGGTTCAGATCAACAACGGCACGCTGGACGCGAACGACAAGAACGCGATCGGCGCCGAGGTCATCGAGATCGCCAAGGAGGTCAGCAACATCCTGACCGACACCAAGTTCAACGGGAAGGGCCTCTTCGGCCCGGCCGACTCGTTCACGTTCCAGGTCGGCGCGAACCAGGGCGAGACCATCTCGATGGCCGCCATCTCGTTCAACGCTGCGGCTTCGGCCGGCGGCCTGAACAACCTGACGGCGGCGTCGACGCTGACCGTCGCGTCCGACGCGGCGGCGGTGCTCGCCACCGGCGCCATGTGCGACGTCGGCCAGCTCGACGACATGATCGAGAACATCTCCAAGGTCCGTGGCAACTTCGGCGCCGTCCAGAACCGTCTGGAGCATCGCCTGACGAACCTGGCGACCTACCAGGAGAACCTCACCGCCTCCGAGTCGCGGATCCGCGACGTGGACATGGCGGCGGAGATGACGAAGTTCACGAAGCTGAACATCCTCCAGCAGGCCGGCACGAGCATGCTCGCGCAGGCCAACCAGGCGCCGCAGGGCGTCCTGTCGCTGCTCCGCTAG
- a CDS encoding flagellin → MGLRIQNNIEAFNTHRQLTATSSQASKAMEKLSSGYRINRAADDAAGLGISEKMRGQIGGLAQAQRNAQDGISLVQTAEGALAEVHSMLERVRDLKVQYNNGTLDANDKTAIAAEVLEITKEVKSISTDTKFNGTAVFGNSFSFQVGANQGETITMASTVLSGAATAGGLSTTIALAACQVSDVAAALSTGDLSVISDIDTAIENVSKLRGSYGAVQNRLEHRLTNLATYQENLTASESRIRDVDMAAEMTKFTKLNILQQAGTSMLAQANQAPQGVLSLLR, encoded by the coding sequence ATGGGCCTTCGCATTCAGAACAACATCGAAGCCTTCAACACGCACCGTCAGCTGACGGCGACGTCGTCGCAGGCTTCCAAGGCCATGGAGAAGCTCTCCAGCGGCTACCGCATCAACCGCGCGGCCGACGACGCCGCCGGCCTCGGCATCTCCGAGAAGATGCGCGGGCAGATCGGCGGTCTCGCCCAGGCCCAGCGCAACGCGCAGGACGGCATCTCGCTCGTCCAGACCGCGGAAGGCGCGCTGGCCGAGGTCCACTCGATGCTCGAGCGCGTCCGTGACCTGAAGGTGCAGTACAACAACGGCACCCTCGACGCGAACGACAAGACGGCCATCGCCGCCGAGGTCCTCGAGATCACCAAGGAAGTCAAGTCGATCTCGACCGACACGAAGTTCAACGGCACCGCCGTGTTCGGGAACAGCTTCTCGTTCCAGGTCGGCGCCAACCAGGGCGAGACGATCACGATGGCGTCGACCGTGCTCAGCGGCGCGGCGACCGCCGGTGGCCTCTCGACGACGATCGCCCTGGCCGCGTGCCAGGTCAGCGACGTCGCCGCGGCGCTGTCGACCGGCGACCTGTCGGTGATCTCCGACATCGACACCGCGATCGAGAACGTGTCCAAGCTGCGCGGCAGCTACGGCGCGGTCCAGAACCGTCTGGAGCACCGTCTGACGAACCTGGCCACCTACCAGGAGAACCTGACGGCGTCCGAGTCGCGGATCCGTGACGTGGACATGGCCGCCGAGATGACCAAGTTCACGAAGCTCAACATCCTGCAGCAGGCCGGCACCTCGATGCTGGCCCAGGCCAACCAGGCCCCGCAGGGCGTCCTGAGCCTCCTGCGCTAG
- a CDS encoding flagellin, with product MGLRIQNNIEAFNTHRQLTATSSQASKAMEKLSSGYRINRAADDAAGLGISEKMRGQIGGLAQAQRNAQDGISLVQTAEGALGEVHSMLERVRDLKVQINNGTLDDNDKNAIGAEVVEIAKEVSNILSDTKFNGKSVFGTSDSFTFQVGANQGETIALAATTLSGDKTAGGLSNLTAVGVSAASAVATALCSGDLSVISSVDQMIENVSKVRGQYGAVQNRLEHRLTNLATYQENLTASESRIRDVDMAAEMTKFTKLNILQQAGTSMLAQANQAPQGVLSLLR from the coding sequence ATGGGCCTTCGCATTCAGAACAACATCGAAGCCTTCAACACGCACCGTCAGCTGACGGCGACGTCGTCGCAGGCCTCGAAGGCCATGGAGAAGCTCTCCAGCGGCTACCGCATCAACCGCGCCGCGGACGACGCCGCCGGCCTGGGCATCTCGGAGAAGATGCGCGGCCAGATCGGCGGCCTGGCCCAGGCGCAGCGCAACGCGCAGGACGGCATCTCGCTCGTCCAGACGGCGGAAGGTGCCCTCGGTGAGGTGCACTCGATGCTCGAGCGCGTTCGTGACCTCAAGGTCCAGATCAACAACGGCACGCTCGACGACAACGACAAGAACGCCATCGGCGCCGAGGTCGTGGAGATCGCCAAGGAAGTCAGCAACATCCTGAGCGACACCAAGTTCAACGGCAAGAGCGTGTTCGGCACGTCCGACTCGTTCACGTTCCAGGTCGGCGCCAACCAGGGCGAGACGATCGCCCTGGCCGCGACGACGCTGAGCGGTGACAAGACCGCCGGCGGTCTGTCGAACCTCACGGCGGTCGGCGTGTCCGCGGCTTCGGCCGTGGCGACGGCGCTGTGCAGCGGCGACCTGTCGGTGATCTCGAGCGTCGACCAGATGATCGAGAACGTCTCGAAGGTCCGCGGCCAGTACGGCGCGGTCCAGAACCGTCTGGAGCACCGTCTGACGAACCTGGCGACCTACCAGGAGAACCTGACGGCGTCCGAGTCGCGGATCCGTGACGTGGACATGGCGGCGGAGATGACGAAGTTCACGAAGTTGAACATCCTCCAGCAGGCCGGCACGAGCATGCTCGCGCAGGCCAACCAGGCGCCGCAGGGCGTCCTGTCGCTGCTCCGCTAA
- a CDS encoding flagellin — MGLRIQNNIEAFNTHRQLTATSSMASKAMEKLSSGYRINRAADDAAGLGISEKMRGQIGGLAQSQRNAQDAISLVQTAEGALSEVHSMLQRVRDLKVQINNGTLDTNDQNAIGAEVVEIAKEVSNILSDTKFNGKALLNGTNNFTFQVGANQGETISMTATSLGSLSSGAGGLTDLTAQSSAATASVAASALIGGALCDIDRIDDMIENVSKVRGQLGAVQNRLEHRLTNLATYQENLTASESRIRDVDMAAEMTKFTKLNILQQAGTSMLAQANQAPQGVLSLLR; from the coding sequence ATGGGCCTTCGCATTCAGAACAACATCGAGGCGTTCAACACGCACCGTCAGCTGACGGCGACGTCGTCGATGGCCTCGAAGGCGATGGAGAAGCTCTCCAGCGGCTACCGCATCAACCGTGCCGCCGACGACGCCGCCGGCCTCGGCATCTCCGAGAAGATGCGCGGTCAGATCGGTGGTCTGGCGCAGTCCCAGCGCAACGCGCAGGACGCGATCTCCCTGGTCCAGACGGCGGAAGGTGCCCTCTCCGAGGTGCACTCGATGCTGCAGCGCGTGCGTGATCTGAAGGTCCAGATCAACAACGGCACGCTCGACACCAACGATCAGAACGCCATCGGCGCCGAGGTCGTGGAGATCGCCAAGGAAGTCAGCAACATCCTCAGCGACACCAAGTTCAACGGCAAGGCGCTGCTGAACGGCACCAACAACTTCACCTTCCAGGTGGGCGCCAACCAGGGCGAGACGATCTCGATGACGGCGACGTCGCTGGGCTCGCTGTCGTCCGGCGCCGGTGGGCTCACCGACCTGACGGCGCAGTCGTCGGCCGCCACGGCCTCGGTCGCGGCGTCCGCGCTCATCGGTGGCGCGCTGTGCGACATCGACCGCATCGACGACATGATCGAGAACGTGTCGAAGGTCCGCGGCCAGCTCGGCGCGGTCCAGAACCGTCTGGAGCATCGCCTGACGAACCTGGCCACGTACCAGGAGAACCTCACCGCCTCCGAGTCGCGGATCCGCGATGTGGACATGGCGGCGGAGATGACGAAGTTCACGAAGTTGAACATCCTGCAGCAGGCCGGCACGAGCATGCTCGCGCAGGCCAACCAGGCGCCCCAGGGCGTCCTGAGCCTCCTGCGCTAA
- a CDS encoding flagellin, with protein sequence MGLRIQNNIEAFNTHRQLTATSSMASKAMEKLSSGYRINRAADDAAGLGISEKMRGQIGGLAQAQRNAQDGISLVQTAEGALAEVHSMLQRVRDLKVQINNGTLDTNDQNAIGAEVIEIAKEVSSILSDTKFNGKTLLDGDNSFTFQVGANQGETISIAATPLSANAAGGGLSQLTSLSAAATASAAASALIGNGLSDLDMIDDMIENVSKQRGVYGAVQNRLEHRLTNLATYQENLTASESRIRDVDMAAEMTKFTKLNILQQAGTSMLAQANQAPQGVLSLLR encoded by the coding sequence ATGGGCCTTCGCATTCAGAACAACATCGAAGCCTTCAACACGCACCGTCAGCTGACGGCGACGTCGTCGATGGCTTCGAAGGCCATGGAGAAGCTCTCCAGCGGCTACCGCATCAACCGCGCCGCTGACGATGCCGCCGGCCTCGGCATCTCCGAGAAGATGCGCGGGCAGATCGGCGGTCTCGCCCAGGCCCAGCGCAACGCGCAGGACGGCATCTCGCTCGTCCAGACCGCGGAAGGCGCGCTGGCCGAGGTGCACTCGATGCTGCAGCGCGTCCGTGATCTGAAGGTCCAGATCAACAACGGCACGCTCGACACCAACGACCAGAACGCCATCGGCGCCGAGGTCATCGAGATCGCCAAGGAGGTCAGCAGCATCCTCAGCGACACCAAGTTCAACGGCAAGACGCTGCTGGACGGCGACAACTCGTTCACGTTCCAGGTCGGCGCCAACCAGGGCGAGACCATCTCGATCGCGGCGACGCCGCTCAGCGCCAACGCGGCGGGCGGCGGCCTCTCGCAGCTCACCAGCCTGTCGGCGGCCGCGACGGCTTCCGCTGCGGCTTCCGCCCTGATCGGCAACGGGCTGTCCGACCTCGACATGATCGACGACATGATCGAGAACGTCTCCAAGCAGCGTGGCGTCTACGGCGCCGTGCAGAACCGCCTGGAGCACCGTCTGACGAACCTGGCGACCTACCAGGAGAACCTGACGGCGTCCGAGTCGCGGATCCGTGACGTGGACATGGCGGCGGAGATGACGAAGTTCACGAAGCTGAACATCCTCCAGCAGGCCGGCACGAGCATGCTCGCGCAGGCCAACCAGGCCCCGCAGGGCGTCCTCAGCCTCCTGCGCTAG
- a CDS encoding flagellin, with protein sequence MGLRIQNNIEAFNTHRQLTATSTQASKSMEKLSSGYRINRAADDAAGLGISEKMRGQIGGLAQAQRNAQDGVSLVQTAEGALAEVHSMLERVRDLKVQFNNGTLDDNDKKAISAEVFEIAKEVKDIFDDTKFNGKTLFTSSDTFSFQVGANQGETISMGAASFGVVSDLTGLAVSVVSDTTNALSAAAGTLTAISTIDTMIENVSKLRGSYGAVQNRLEHRLTNLATYQENLTASESRIRDVDMAAEMTKFTKLNILQQAGTSMLAQANQAPQGVLSLLR encoded by the coding sequence ATGGGCCTTCGCATTCAGAACAACATCGAAGCCTTCAACACGCACCGTCAGCTGACGGCGACGTCGACGCAGGCTTCCAAGTCGATGGAGAAGCTCTCCAGCGGCTACCGGATCAACCGCGCGGCCGATGACGCGGCGGGTCTGGGCATCTCCGAGAAGATGCGCGGTCAGATCGGTGGTCTGGCTCAGGCGCAGCGCAACGCGCAGGACGGCGTCTCGCTCGTCCAGACGGCGGAAGGCGCGCTGGCCGAGGTTCACTCGATGCTCGAGCGCGTCCGTGACCTGAAGGTGCAGTTCAACAACGGCACGCTTGACGACAACGACAAGAAGGCCATCAGCGCGGAGGTGTTCGAGATCGCCAAGGAGGTCAAGGACATCTTCGACGACACCAAGTTCAACGGCAAGACGCTGTTCACCTCGAGCGATACGTTCTCGTTCCAGGTCGGCGCGAACCAGGGCGAGACGATCTCCATGGGCGCGGCGTCCTTCGGCGTCGTCTCCGACCTGACGGGCCTCGCCGTCAGCGTCGTCAGCGACACCACCAACGCGCTGAGCGCCGCGGCCGGCACGCTGACCGCGATCTCGACGATCGACACGATGATCGAGAACGTCTCCAAGCTGCGCGGCAGCTACGGCGCCGTGCAGAACCGTCTGGAGCACCGTCTGACGAACCTGGCCACGTACCAGGAGAACCTGACGGCGTCCGAGTCGCGGATCCGTGACGTGGACATGGCGGCGGAGATGACCAAGTTCACGAAGTTGAACATCCTCCAGCAGGCCGGCACGAGCATGCTCGCGCAGGCCAACCAGGCGCCCCAGGGCGTCCTGAGCCTCCTGCGCTAG
- a CDS encoding flagellin, with protein MGLRIQNNIEAFNTHRQLTATSSQASKAMEKLSSGYRINRAADDAAGLGISEKMRGQIGGLAQAQRNAQDGISLVQTAEGALSEVHSMLARVRDLKVQFNNGTLDTNDKTAIGAEVLEIAKEVQDILDDTKFNGKTLFSASSSFDFQVGANQGEKITLDAISLAGDSSVGGLSNLTQLATNKLVSDAVSALATNNMSVVSDIDKMIENVSKVRGSLGAVQNRLEHRLTNLATYQENLTASESRIRDVDMAAEMTKFTKLNILQQAGTSMLAQANQAPQGVLSLLR; from the coding sequence ATGGGCCTTCGCATTCAGAACAACATCGAGGCGTTCAACACGCATCGCCAGCTGACGGCGACGTCGTCGCAGGCCTCGAAGGCGATGGAGAAGCTCTCCAGCGGCTACCGCATCAACCGTGCCGCCGACGACGCGGCGGGCCTGGGCATCTCCGAGAAGATGCGTGGCCAGATCGGCGGCCTCGCCCAGGCGCAGCGCAACGCGCAGGACGGCATCTCGCTCGTCCAGACCGCGGAAGGGGCCCTCTCCGAGGTGCACTCGATGCTCGCTCGCGTCCGTGACCTGAAGGTGCAGTTCAACAACGGCACGCTGGACACGAACGACAAGACGGCCATCGGCGCCGAGGTCCTCGAGATCGCCAAGGAGGTCCAGGACATCCTCGACGACACGAAGTTCAACGGCAAGACGCTCTTCAGCGCCTCGAGCTCGTTCGACTTCCAGGTCGGTGCCAACCAGGGCGAGAAGATCACGCTCGACGCGATCTCGCTGGCCGGCGACTCGAGCGTCGGCGGCCTCTCGAACCTGACGCAGCTCGCCACGAACAAGCTCGTCAGCGACGCCGTCTCGGCCCTCGCCACGAACAACATGTCCGTGGTCTCCGACATCGACAAGATGATCGAGAACGTCTCCAAGGTCCGCGGCAGCCTCGGCGCGGTCCAGAACCGTCTGGAGCATCGCCTGACGAACCTGGCGACCTACCAGGAGAACCTCACCGCCTCTGAGTCGCGGATCCGCGATGTGGACATGGCGGCGGAGATGACCAAGTTCACGAAGCTGAACATCCTGCAGCAGGCCGGCACGTCGATGCTGGCCCAGGCCAACCAGGCCCCGCAGGGCGTCCTGAGCCTCCTGCGCTAG
- a CDS encoding flagellin, which translates to MGLRIQNNIEAFNTHRQLSATSMQASKAMEKLSSGYRINRAADDAAGLGISEKMRGQISGLAQAQRNAQDGISLVQTAEGSLAEVHSMLERVRDLKVQFNNGTLDTGGQEAIAAEVLEISKEVSSIISETKFNGQALFGATGFVFQVGANQGETVSVSPVGLSGGIAAGGLSDLTSLAASAVSATVAALSSGGLSDLGNLDKAIENVSKIRGQLGAVQNRLEHRLTNLATYQENLTASESRIRDVDMAQEMTKFTKLNILQQAGTSMLAQANQAPQGVLSLLKG; encoded by the coding sequence ATGGGCCTGCGCATCCAGAACAACATCGAAGCCTTCAACACGCATCGCCAGCTTTCGGCGACGTCGATGCAGGCCTCGAAGGCGATGGAGAAGCTCTCCTCCGGCTATCGCATCAACCGCGCTGCCGACGACGCCGCCGGCCTGGGCATCTCGGAGAAGATGCGCGGCCAGATCAGTGGTCTGGCTCAGGCGCAGCGCAACGCGCAGGACGGCATCTCGCTCGTCCAGACCGCGGAAGGCTCGCTCGCCGAGGTCCACTCGATGCTCGAGCGCGTCCGTGACCTGAAGGTCCAGTTCAACAACGGCACGCTCGACACCGGCGGCCAGGAGGCCATCGCCGCCGAGGTCCTCGAGATCTCCAAGGAGGTCTCGTCGATCATCAGCGAGACGAAGTTCAACGGCCAGGCGCTGTTCGGTGCCACCGGCTTCGTCTTCCAGGTGGGCGCGAACCAGGGCGAGACCGTCTCGGTCTCCCCGGTCGGCCTCAGCGGCGGCATCGCCGCCGGCGGTCTCTCCGACCTCACCAGCCTCGCGGCCAGCGCCGTGTCGGCCACCGTCGCGGCGCTGTCCTCGGGTGGCCTCTCCGACCTCGGCAACCTGGACAAGGCGATCGAGAACGTCTCCAAGATCCGTGGACAGCTCGGCGCGGTCCAGAACCGGCTCGAGCACCGTCTGACGAACCTGGCGACCTACCAGGAGAACCTGACGGCGTCGGAGTCGCGCATCCGCGACGTGGACATGGCGCAGGAGATGACCAAGTTCACGAAGCTGAACATCCTGCAGCAGGCCGGCACGTCGATGCTGGCGCAGGCCAACCAGGCGCCGCAGGGCGTCCTCTCGCTGCTGAAGGGCTAA
- a CDS encoding flagellin: MGLRIQNNIEAFNTHRQLTATSSLASKAMEKLSSGYRINRAADDAAGLGISEKMRGQIGGLAQAQRNAQDGISLVQTAEGALGEVHSMLQRVRDLKVQANNGTMDTNDREAIGAEVVEIAKEVRSILNDTKFNGKTVFGTGDTFKFQVGANQGETIDVAAATLDGAVVSDSLANLTSLSASTATAAATALSSGSLCDIDRIDDMIENVSKQRGAYGAIQNRLEHRLTNLATYQENLTASESRIRDVDMAAEMTKFTKLNILQQAGTSMLAQANQAPQGVLSLLR, from the coding sequence ATGGGCCTTCGCATTCAGAACAACATCGAGGCGTTCAACACGCACCGTCAGCTGACGGCGACGTCGTCGCTGGCCTCGAAGGCCATGGAGAAGCTCTCCTCCGGCTACCGCATCAACCGCGCCGCTGACGATGCCGCCGGCCTGGGCATCTCGGAGAAGATGCGTGGGCAGATCGGTGGTCTGGCTCAGGCGCAGCGCAACGCGCAGGACGGCATCTCGCTCGTCCAGACGGCGGAAGGTGCCCTCGGTGAGGTGCACTCGATGCTGCAGCGCGTGCGCGATCTCAAGGTCCAGGCCAACAACGGCACGATGGACACCAACGACCGCGAGGCCATCGGCGCCGAGGTCGTGGAGATCGCCAAGGAAGTCCGCAGCATCCTGAACGACACCAAGTTCAACGGCAAGACCGTGTTCGGCACGGGCGACACGTTCAAGTTCCAGGTCGGCGCCAACCAGGGCGAGACGATCGACGTGGCCGCGGCTACCCTCGACGGTGCCGTCGTCTCCGACAGCCTCGCCAACCTGACCAGCCTCTCGGCGTCCACGGCCACCGCCGCGGCCACCGCGCTCTCGTCGGGCAGCCTCTGCGACATCGATCGCATCGACGACATGATCGAGAACGTCTCCAAGCAGCGTGGCGCGTACGGCGCGATCCAGAACCGCCTGGAGCATCGCCTGACGAACCTGGCCACGTACCAGGAGAACCTCACCGCCTCCGAGTCGCGGATCCGCGATGTGGACATGGCGGCGGAGATGACCAAGTTCACGAAGTTGAACATCCTGCAGCAGGCCGGCACCTCGATGCTGGCCCAGGCCAACCAGGCTCCGCAGGGCGTCCTCAGCCTCCTGCGCTAG
- a CDS encoding flagellar brake protein has protein sequence MTAPVSKLVVGQHVVVRHLHVGMLPGTIESGTDAGVVVALAVKDERIARTVGHDWAVEATSGRGIFRFPGTLTAERNGSLTIALSGDVERIQRREFVRIDAFLDVTVRGVDEPVGGDTTTVDISGSGIQIQDKWDLPLGIDVRVELQLPDGPPLRALGRVVRVGSDAEQKGIRMDGIARADEDRLMRYIRDREVQALRASRER, from the coding sequence GTGACCGCTCCCGTCTCCAAGCTGGTCGTCGGCCAGCACGTCGTCGTCCGCCACCTGCACGTCGGGATGCTTCCGGGCACGATCGAGTCGGGGACGGACGCGGGCGTCGTCGTGGCGCTGGCCGTCAAGGACGAGCGGATCGCCCGCACCGTCGGGCACGACTGGGCGGTCGAGGCGACCTCCGGGCGCGGCATCTTCCGCTTCCCCGGCACGCTCACCGCCGAGCGCAACGGCTCGTTGACGATCGCGCTGAGCGGCGACGTCGAGCGCATCCAGCGGCGCGAGTTCGTCCGCATCGACGCCTTCCTGGACGTGACCGTCCGCGGCGTCGACGAGCCCGTCGGCGGGGACACCACGACCGTCGACATCTCCGGCTCGGGCATCCAGATCCAGGACAAGTGGGATCTGCCGCTGGGCATCGACGTGCGCGTCGAGCTCCAGCTGCCCGACGGGCCGCCGCTGCGCGCGCTCGGCCGGGTCGTGCGCGTGGGCAGCGACGCCGAGCAGAAGGGCATCCGGATGGACGGGATCGCCCGCGCCGACGAAGATCGGCTCATGCGTTACATCCGCGACCGGGAAGTGCAGGCGCTGCGCGCCTCGCGAGAACGATGA